From the Pseudomonas syringae KCTC 12500 genome, the window CACCGTGGCTGTTTGTTTCATGAGGGCCGTGCTGCGGGATCATTCTTGCCATTTATTGCTTCACCTACTGCTTTTACGCCTGAGCACAGTTTCTAGGACCAAGCTGAGTGCCGCAACGGGTGTTTGCTTGGCTCTGTACTGAGCGCTGTCATGGGACAGTACGCCCAGCGATTCGTCTAGGGGCGGTGTTGCCAGTCAACTGCGTGGGGAGTAAGGCCCCGACGGCGCGAAGACGCATTGTTGGTTTTTCTTCAAAATGCGGGGAGGGCTGGTAACCACGCGGCCACAGTAGGTTTCCTTCAGATAGAATGGCGAGACCGTTTCCGAGGGGGCAGCCCGAGTCATCTCTGATGCCATGGTATCAAAACAATATTTGGAAATTTCCGCGATATGATTCCTTACAGTGTTCGCGTATCTGGCTGGGCATAGCAGTAAGGTGTCACCAAGACGGAACAGTGGGAATGCTTTAATCGTAAAGTTTTTGTCTTCGTCTTTCAGATCTCTGACTTCCCACAGTGCCGTATCTAATGTCGCTCTAGGGTATTTTTTACTTACGATATACTCTGAGACTTGGGTGTCTCTTAATTTCACCGTTGACGCAGAGGCATAGGCTACTACTTCAAACATGAAAGGAGATATCATGAAAAATATTAGGATTGCCGATACACCTGACAACACGACATTTGATACCTTTTTCGCCAAGGTACCATCTGTATTATAATAAACGACGGTAGGAAGACAGATCAAAAACATCCAAAGAATTGAAGCTACGATGACGATGGCTCGTTCCAATTGTGAGGTTTCATCGGAGTGGGACCATGTGATGAAAAGCGACGGCGATATGCCCATTATGACGGTTAAGAAGTAGATCATAGACGCAAAAAATATGAAAGCCGCCGATCTGCTTCGGTACCAATCTTCACCTTGTATCTTTATTAAGTATTTTTGTCTCCTTTCCGGGGTGCCAGCGAGCAAAGCTGCTAGTGTCAAAAGACCAGACAACCACATGAGTGGAATTGACCAAATAAAGTGTTCCGGAATTACAGCGTACGAGAATAGTATTAAGAACGCAAAGCCACCTGCTACAAGCAAAGCGAGCCTAGGTGCTAATTTGCCTGCATCTGCCGAGGGTAGGCCGAATAATGATGTCAGCGCTGCGAATAAGATTGCTGGAGTGACGATGCTCACTATGGCAAGCAAAAACAACAAAACTGTGCAGCCTAGCCACGTGAGCAAAGCTGGCCCCATAGCGAGTGATGGCAAAAATAAATCTACTCGCTGTATTACATGCAGATAGGCAAATAACGTCAGGACAGGGCCGCCTGCGCCAAACAAGGAGCCTACTGCAATAATTCGTTTTCGGTACCTAAGAGTTTGACTTAGAATCCCGCGAATAAGCTGATTCATTTCAGAGGGCTCGCCTGGGGGTACCAGCGGGCCAGATTCGGAGCGATTCAATCAGATTTCCTTCGAAAGTTTCTGGGCGTGGATCTGTGTCGGCCAGAAGGGCTGGCGGTTTAGGGCCCCCAGCATGATTCAGGCACAACGGGTAGCCATAGCCGCGATTAGAGGACTGTTAAAACGTGCCCGTTTAGAATCTGGTAATGCTGGGTACCTCACGCGAAGCGGCTCTCAGTCTCGAAAGCCATGCTTCCCGCAAGGCATAGCGGCTAACGAGACAAATTCGGCGTGATAATGGGTCCAGATGCCGACATTTCCTCAACCAACAGCTTTTCTGGCGACTACAGCATACGGTTCTTCAAGGCGAGGTCGACCATCATCTGCGTGCCGTCCTGCTTGACGACAGCAAGGCAGTTCGCGCGCTCGTTAGCAAAATGGAGTATGACAGAGCCATGGCTCAATTCGGTGCCAAGGAATCGTGGTGGCCGAAGTTGTTGTCTTACACTGACTGGCTTTCCCGCTGAGCCAATCCGCCATAGTATTGCAGTGGCTGATATAATAGGATGGTGCCACAGCCTCCGATCTGATGAGATTTCTTTCTGATCGCCTGGTGGCCGTAAGTGTTGAACCTGTTCAAACAAAGGATGTGTGTGGGTATCAAACTTTAGGAGATGTGATGTTGAGTTTTGAAGAGTTTGATCCGCAAATTGGTGTCGAGGGGTACTGTAAAGCAATTCGCAAAATTTTATTTCCTAAATCGACTGCGACAAGCATCGACGCGGCTGCTTTTGGATTGGAGTACAAAATATTTCCTAAAGGCTCAGTTTTTTCCCGTGTCAGACCTATCAAAACGGTAGATTTAGATAAATTTTTAAACGGTACGGTAGAACGCGAAGAGTTTCATCCACCAATGCCTAACACCGCACCCGTATCGATAGGTCGTTTCAATAGCGAAGGCGAGCGTAAGCTTTACCTAGCTGACCATCCGTACGTCGCACTTAGGGAATGTGGCATCCAGCCTGGTGATTACTTCCTGTTGAGCTACTTTTCGTTCAGTGAAGATGCACGTTTAGTAGATGCAAATTCTGGTGGCTCTGAATTTTCCAAACTTTTGCATACTCTTTTTCAGACCCAAGACAGCCGCTTTTATGAAGTGATTAACCATGTGTACGACAATTATCTGAAATTCGACGGTTTTCACGGCGTTACCTATAACTCCGTTAAAGTCAGAAAAGGATTTCAAGATGAAATCTGGGGAGAGATAAACTCTAGTACCAACCTCGCTATGGCGGCGAGTGATTTTCAATCGGCTGACTTGGTAGCTGGCTGGTTGGCACAATGTGACGAAAGCTACCGGCCGAGCTATTTTAGAAGTTTTAAAGGGGTGGATTCAAATCAAAGAAATGAGCTTGCCGCGCTAACATTTCACGGTAATGAATTAGAATTTATTGCAGAACACTCTCAGGTTATGGATGAACTTAAGCAGCTTAGAGCGGAGTCTACGCGACGCATTGCGCGCAAAGAATATGATGATCCTCCCCTTCAACCTTTTAAGATGCTTTTCAAGGACGAGTAATGGATGGGTTTCAGCGAGGCGGTGATGACAGAGTGCAAACAATCTAATAATTGCGCCGCTTCGATGGTGTGGATTACCCGTGATCCCAGCACATTTTCGTACACAAGGAAGTTGAGATGCAGCAAAAGCGGATTGCTCTAATGATCGACTGTGACAATGTCAGCCACAGTGCTGTTTAAGGCGTGCTTGAGGAGTTAGCGAAATACGGCATGGTGAATGTTCGTCATGCGCACGGAGATTGGAAAAGCGAACATCTTTCCGGCTGGGTGGAACGATTGCATCCTTTTGCAATTCGATCCATGCAGCAATTTGCCTACACGAAGGGAAAAATGCTACCGATGCGGCCATGATCATCGATGCCATGGATCTCCTCTATAGCAAAAACATTGATGCCTTCGCTTTGATGACCAGCGACAGCGATTTCACGCCCTTGGTACTACGCCACCTAGAGAGTGGGTTTCCAGTCTACGGATTGGGTGAAACGAAAACGCCCTCTGCATTTGTTTCGGTCTGCACCTCGTTCATCTATGTCGAAAATTTGAGAGTCTCCCACGACGACGACAAGGCTGCCCCACACAGTCAGCCCAAAAAGAAGGGACGCAACGAGCTGCGTAGTGACACGACTCTGGTCCGTCTGTTACGAAATGCAGTCGAACAAACGGCGAGTGATGATGGGTGGTCACACCTTAGTCAGGTATCCGAATACATCAGGAACAACAGTTCGTTTTCGGTCGTGAATTATGGCTTCAAGAAGCTTGGCGATCTCATCCGCGCATCACAGCTGTTCGACATAGACATGCGATTTGAAGGTACTGGGATGTTCATTCGCACCATTCGTAAGGTAGCAGCACAAACGACACCATCCCTGATCGGACGGGTCGAAAGCCGGTCTGGCTTGTAACCGCGCCGTCTGGTTTTACTACAGGAAGGGCAGGTTCGCGGCGAACGGAAAAATCCATATCCAGGATTGCCCGCGGAGCATCGTTTTGATGAACGAGTGGGAAGGGTTTATTAGGCGGGGCCTTTTTCTTGCAGAAAAATTCTTTGGCAGTAGCCGACGCTCAACCCCAATGAGCTGATCAACCAATCATTGCCTCCGGTGAAGGTGGAAGCAGGGGCCGAGGCCCCCACCAAACTGCTGATTAGAATTGCTGAATCAAGCGTATCAATCGAATCGACCAGTAAGCTGCCTGTAGGGCGCGGATCAGCTCTTCGGGTATATATCTCAACATTTAAACTCTCCCAATTGTTTATCGGCCAGGAAAGCGCTTTTGCCCCTGGATGTCCACATGGCGGTGCACTGACCGTCACCTAAAGTTGACGCCTGTGAAAACGCGCAATACTCTGAGAGTGCTGATGTCTCGTTGTATGTTTAATGTGTTGCGGTGATAGTAGCCGTTGAAAAAACGCATTTCTAGCGGTTCGATAGGGATGCCGGAAGAGCGCCCGTCTAGCACGGGCATTTTTCTGAACGTGTGATTTTCGTAGAATTGGCTCTGTGAGGTATCCAGAGTTCTCCCGTTGCTTCGTACGACGCTTTCAAGCAATTTCGAGGTTTAGGTACACAAGCCCAATCCGCAAAATAAATTCCGACGAGCGGTATCATTTCGGGCTCGAATTCGTTCATGAAAACCCCCTCGGTTGAGTTTCCACACCCATCTCGGCATGAAGCACCGCTGTGAATCTAAGATCACCAGCGGCAGGTCGCTGGCTCATAGAAGCAAAGCAACCGACCTCTTTTTTATGCCGTTCATGCTGTTGAACTCAGATCTGCCGTACCTGTACGCATCTCAAATCTCAAGAAGCGTTTGCACTCGGTGAATCAAAAATGGGGTCTCCCGTCTGGCCACGCGAAATACTTGCGCCGCTTACTCATAGAGGGCGATTGGCCCAGTCTTTGGAAGTCATTAAATATGCTATAGATGAATACCCACCCCCTCCCAGGAAACGGAGATTTTCATGAATGCTCGCCCCCTCATTGTCTCGCGCGCTAAGCCTGCTGATTTCGGTCAGTCGGAGTATCGCGACCAACAGATGCTTGATGACCAAATCCCGGCAGTATTGGATCGCTCAGACGAGGGGTATGTACTGTCTCGCCAGACCTACGTCACTGAGGTGAAGCTGGAGACTACGGACGACAATTGATCCAGTTTTAGCTAGTAAAAATAGTCTTTTGTCACTGGGAATTGGCTAGGCAGCTAATTTTTAAATTTAGGAAAATAGGGGATACACGTGCCAAGGCTGATCAGTGCTCGTCCATTTATTACCCGTTTCGCGACGCCTATTGAAGGCAGTGAACCGCAACGCCTTAGGTATGACACCAATCGACAGATTTCTCAGCTGCTGGTTGACGGATTGTGGCTCGACGCGACAAATGCGGGGGTTGCCGCAGGCGGGAGCACACGCATCACCAGGGTAGAGAATGAGACAACGGACGATGAGTGATAGGAATGTGCTCATCATCAGTACCGTTGCTGATGTCGCAACTGATCATGTAGTGGGTTTCTTGTCGAGGTGGGGCGTCGAGCACAGGCGTGTGAACACAGAGGATTTCCCTTTCAACGCCTCCTTAACGCTCGATTTCCAGGAAGCAGACAGGACATCCATCAGCTTAAGTGGCAACTGTCTTCCAGCTTCTGCCATTTGGTATCGTCGGATGCGAAGTCCTCCACTGCCAAAGGGAATGGATCCTGGGATTTATGATTTTTGTTTACGAGAAAACCGTGCAGCATTGCTGGGTGGTTTGCAGTCCCAGCAAGCGAGGTGGATGAGCGCACCCACCGCGGTGTGGAAGGCTGAATTTAAGCCTTATCAGTTGCGGATCGCAAAGCAGGTAGGGTTGCGGATACCCCGAACTATTGTCTCTAATGATCCAGTCGCCATACGCAAGGCGAACAGTGATTTCGGGCCTTTAGTCGTAAAGCCAGCACGATCAGGGCATTTTATAGAAAGTGGGGAAGAGTTTTCGATATTCACTACATTGATGACTCGCTCCGATCTTGAGGAGCTGGATGACGCGAAATGGGCTCCTTCGATCTATCAAGAGCATATCAAGAAGCTTTACGATATTAGGGTGACCGTGGTCGGTGATAAGCTTTATTCTGCTGCTATCCACTCACAAACTGATCCCCAGGCCTCGGTGGATTGGCGCCGCACGGCGAATCCAAAGCTGCCTCACTCTGTGATTGAACTGCCGCCTTTGGTTGTCACCCAACTTCAAGCGCTGATGGGATTACTAGACCTTCAGTTCGGTTGTATCGATTTAATTCTTTCCGACCAGGGCGAATACGTATTTCTTGAAGTCAACCCAAGCGGGCAATGGCTTTGGCTTGATGATCAGCTTGATCTAGGGATTTCTGAGGGAGTTGCGTTTTGGCTGGCCGGGAGGGGCGAAAATTGAGTTCAAGATTTGGGGATCGACTCGGAAAGCTTTCGAGGAAGATGCTCCTCGGCTCAAGCTTCTGCGACGTGTTCGTTCCATGGGCTGTCGTAGAAAGCGAGGGACAGAAGAACCGGAGAGCTGAAATTGAGGACGTTGAGCTAACAGACACAAAGTCGAAAATAGCTAACGCAGAAGATGACGTTCTAAAAGCGCTTCTCGAAGATTACGAGTCCATTCTGGAAAGTAATGAGGACCGCCAGCGGAGCGTTGATTCCAGGCTTTCAACGATAGTTGGCCTGTCCTCAATCGCAGCCACCATAACTACCGGTGTCATCATTGCCCAAGCCGCCGGGACCGTTAACCTACCTCTTGGGATTTGGCGTTGGGGATTGAGCATTGTGGCACTTTATCTGGTTGTTCAGCTCTGTGACGCAATCCACTGGGCGATTCGCGGGCAAGAGCGCCAAAGCTATCTGGGACATTCAATCCAAGGGATTCTCCCTGAGCCAGGCATAACTGCTCAAGACTATCATCGAACACGTATTCTTAACACCGTGAAGCGGATCCATGTAAACCGTGCAAGTGTGAATGTCAAAGTGACGGCCATGGCTGTCGCCCACCGGGCCGCCAAAAATTTCATCGCAGGGTTGCTGGTTTTAAGTCTGACCGGGATGGTCATGATGGGAAATGAGCACAAAGCACCTTCAGTAGTGGACTCTCTTCGCTCGGATCACGAGCTTCGTGAGTTACTTACAGGGCCAACTGGTCCCCCAGGGATTCCCGGTCTCCAAGGCCCACCGGGAAAAGATGGTAAGCCTGCTCAGCAGGGTACAAGGGGCGGGGCTGAATCGATGGGGATTTCGAAAAACCCCACTCACCCGCGTAGCACCGCTGGTAAATCTCAAAAAAATTCAGCTTCACACAATCAATAGTTAATTCGATAGGCCGGAGAACCGTTGCCAATGGCGCTGCACGGTTTTTTATTTGAGTTCGAGGTGGCGCGACGTAGTCAGTGTTTGCCCATAAATCCGTAACCGTCCGGGAAACACACCTTTCTGACGCCGTCGCTTAAGGCTTAAGGCTTAAGGCTTAAGGCGATGGTGTCCACACTAATTTAAGTGGACACCATTTTTAGCCTTTTTAAGCGGACGCCCATGCCACAAGAACGCCCTTCCTGTTCCAAATCCTTCAAGGCCCAGGTCATTGCCGAGTGTGCGGAGCCTTATATCTCGATTGCTAATGTCGCTTTAACCCACTACCTCAACGCCAACCTCATCCATAAATGGATTCGGGTGCATGGGCAGAAACCTGACACCCCAAACTGCCTTTATCCCTATCAAAGCACCGCCGCCAATAGCGGCGAATCAAAGTATTCCCGCAACGATCCGGATCGAAGTGCCTTATTCAAAAGGGACGGTCGTAGTAAGTGGGCCGACAGAAAATGCAGCCGCATGTTCTGTCTTTCTGCGAGACCTGTTGCGATGATTCGCGTCGACACCTTATGGCTCGCCACCGAGCCCATGGAAATGCGAGCGGGCAGCCATGGACGGTTTCGGCATCATCGACTCAATTGGGGCCACATCACCTCCCCATCAAAGGTTTCGTTGCGGAGGCCCGGAGCGCCATCCATGCAGAATTTACTAGTTTACCGTATTCGCGAGGGCATCATGGCAGGCGACGTGCCTGCTGCAACTGACGCGGCGGATCTTGGGGCTATTCAAGCTTGGGATGGTGCTTAGCTGGATGAGATGCGCCGGATAGGCAAACCGCTGGATCGATTCCGCGTAGCGGGTCTGGGATAGGAGGACCGCTACGCGGATAACCCAGCGGCTTTGTTTGGTGGGCATTCCGCTAGTGCTCCATCCGGGATGGCGGCTTTCAGGTCTCAGAATGTTGTTAGTCGCCGCCATATGGTCAGCAGAAAACAATGTGCTTCAGGAGCTTTTTTTGTGCAGTGGCTTTATGATGTTACTGGTAGCATGACGTCCTGAATCCTAGTCAAACTGACCTGTTTCTGGACCGTAAATTTTTTGACATGTGCTGTCGGCACGTAATACCGCAGTAATCACTGCCAAAAGCGTTTAAATTCCTTCCTCAGGGACAGCTGTGTGAACAGAGTCGGTTCATCGGACATGGAGAAAAAAGATGGCTTCGCCAGCAAAAAATAGCGCGGCGTTGAGCCAGCTCGGCAATCTTTATCAATATTTGACCGCATTGAAAATCTGTCTGGAGTCCCCGGCAGGAGCGATTATTAATCTAGAACGGCTGGGAGACATAACTACTAGTACTGGATATCAATATGAGGTCAAACATCATGATGACCCAGAACACGTGCTCATTGATACCCATCCAGACTTCTGGAAAACATTGAAAAATTGGGTCGTAAACAGAAAAATTTTGGGCCCCTACTCAAAGCTTGTTTTACTCACGAGTTCCCTAGTTCGTGCTGAATCGCTGATGGGTCGATGGAATGATTTGTCGCCACTAGCTCGATATTTGGAACTGAAGGCTAAAGCCGATGAAGTCATGTCAAACTCAACTAAATTTAAAACAATAATGCCATTCGTGAAGGCAGTTTATGATTTTGATCAACAGTATTTTTCGGCTGATCTTGAAGAAATAATTGGCAGAGTAGTTCTCAAGCATTCCTCTGAACACGCATCGCAATTATATGATTCACTCATTGTTCATAATGCGCTTATGGCGATTTCGCCAAAATCTAAAAGTAATGTCATTAGAGCGCTGCTAGGTGAAATTGCAGTTAAAGGGGTAACGGCTACAAACTCTTGGGACTTGGAAAGGGACGAAGTTGCACACCACCTTGTGTCATATCGTGACACCCTAGACGCAGGAGGTAACATATTTTTTGCGGACTTGGCAGATATTGAGTGTAGCGATGAGATCTACGATCATCGATGTATTAAAGAAATAAACCTTATACCTTATCCAGATCAAGTTATGCGAGCAGCTCAAGATTACTACTATTATAGCCTTACAATCGGTATCACAGCCGAGGATGACCCATTCATTCTGAAAGATTTCAAGAAATCTGAAGGTGGTATTGGAGAAGATTTAAGGCTCTACAAGGAGTCGCACATTTTAGATCTAGCGCCGCTTAGTAAGACACCAAGGGATCTTTTGATAGTTACTAAGAAATTATATGTTGCGGCGCTCAGGGGGATTACCGTAAACGGAATTGGCAACAGTATTGAAGCGAAAAAATTTACTAGAGGCATGCTCCATTCTTACGTAAATACTTCAGATTTCCGCTGGAGAATCCTGGAGTCCGATATCAATGATTGATGAGAAAATTACGCTGGCATTGAGTCCGTTTTGGCTTGCCGATTTAATTGAGCAGTTTGTAAACGGCTACGCAAAGCCTGTACCATTCCAGCTTGTGTATTTGGTGGTTCCACTCGTGTTGAGGCGAGAGTCAAGGGTCCCACTGGCATCTTGCAAAAATACAAGCACAATCTACAGTGCTTTTTTGGAAACAGCAAATAAGCGCAGCAGGGTGTCTGCATTGCAATTAGCTGTGACAAATTACTCGGAGCATGTGCGTTTGGCAATGCTTGCATACTCGGCTAGGGGGCATGAACTCGACATCATGCTCGTTAACATGCCAGTAGATCGGCTGCGTAATGATACTACAAATTCGACGGTAAAGGAGTACTTCAGGGCCGCTTACAATCTGGGTGTAATCCTATCTAAGGAAGAATTAGCCGCTTGTTTTTACAAGCTCGGAGTTTTTAAAGTATGAACTGCTACATCCAGCAAATTATTATATTTGGACACGACGGGACCGAGCGCCGAGTGAGGCTCACCAAGGGCCTCAATATTGTTACTGGTGCTTCAAAACGCGGTAAGAGTGCGTTGATCGAAATCGTGGATTACTGTTTGTGCTCTAGTTTGAATACAATCCCCAAAGGACGCATAGAGTCATTCGCCAATCTTTATTGTCTGGTACTTAAAATCAAGGAAGGGCATCTCGTGATCGCCCGTCCGGCATGGAAGTTAGAGGGGTCTTCAAAGGTCTACGTAAAATTAGAAACCAATTCATCTGTAATTAAAGGCATTACAGCTGACTATTTTATAGATCTACCATTGTTACGAATAAAAGGTGCCGGGCAGGATGATATAGAACGCTATCTGGGGCTGAGAGTGAATAACCCTAGCCCATTGGATGCTGAGCGCAAGTCCGGCAAAGCCAGTATTAGAAACATGACTCCGTTTTTATACCAGTATCAAAATCTGATTGCCAGCAAGCATGCTTTGTTTTCAAAAATGGAAGATGTATATAAGCGTAAGGATGTGTTGGATCAGATACCTATATTTTTGGGCTTAGTAAATGATGAGTATTATAGCGTAAAACGCCAGATTGATGACGTTACTGGTAAGATAAGGAAGCTTGAGCGGGAGGGTGAACGAAACGCTGACGAAAGTAAAAGGCACGGCAGTAGGTTGCGAGAGCTTCTAGAAAATTATTACGCTCTTGTCAGAATTACACCACCACCGCTTGAAACCGTCGCTCAGATTTACGAGTCATGCAAGTCCCTTCCCAAACTGGCTGATGATTATTATCTGAAAACTGATGCGACAAGGAGGTACGAGCACGTTGCTAAACGTTTGGCAGAGACACAACTTCAGTTAGATTCTTTGAATAAGAAAATCAAGCAGCTCAGGACTGTTCGCGAATATGCTACAAAAACCCTGAGGCACCATCAGAGTGATATCGAGAGGGGTGTTCAGGTAGGGCATAATCCAGTTACCTGCCCGGTTTGTAGTCAAGACGTTCCAGAAATGACTAAAGAGGCGGAGAAGTTTGTTACAGCTATGGAAAGCCTGAACGCAGAAATTGCTTCCATGGCCAATTTTGCAAGATATGACTCGGAACAGCTTGAGTCGCTTGAAAGCACGCGTCGAGAAGTTCTGCCTGTGATTCGACGGCTTGAAGAAGAGTTGAAAACTCTAGAC encodes:
- a CDS encoding RES domain-containing protein encodes the protein MRFLSDRLVAVSVEPVQTKDVCGYQTLGDVMLSFEEFDPQIGVEGYCKAIRKILFPKSTATSIDAAAFGLEYKIFPKGSVFSRVRPIKTVDLDKFLNGTVEREEFHPPMPNTAPVSIGRFNSEGERKLYLADHPYVALRECGIQPGDYFLLSYFSFSEDARLVDANSGGSEFSKLLHTLFQTQDSRFYEVINHVYDNYLKFDGFHGVTYNSVKVRKGFQDEIWGEINSSTNLAMAASDFQSADLVAGWLAQCDESYRPSYFRSFKGVDSNQRNELAALTFHGNELEFIAEHSQVMDELKQLRAESTRRIARKEYDDPPLQPFKMLFKDE
- a CDS encoding OST-HTH/LOTUS domain-containing protein translates to MRVSHDDDKAAPHSQPKKKGRNELRSDTTLVRLLRNAVEQTASDDGWSHLSQVSEYIRNNSSFSVVNYGFKKLGDLIRASQLFDIDMRFEGTGMFIRTIRKVAAQTTPSLIGRVESRSGL
- a CDS encoding MvdC/MvdD family ATP grasp protein, encoding MSDRNVLIISTVADVATDHVVGFLSRWGVEHRRVNTEDFPFNASLTLDFQEADRTSISLSGNCLPASAIWYRRMRSPPLPKGMDPGIYDFCLRENRAALLGGLQSQQARWMSAPTAVWKAEFKPYQLRIAKQVGLRIPRTIVSNDPVAIRKANSDFGPLVVKPARSGHFIESGEEFSIFTTLMTRSDLEELDDAKWAPSIYQEHIKKLYDIRVTVVGDKLYSAAIHSQTDPQASVDWRRTANPKLPHSVIELPPLVVTQLQALMGLLDLQFGCIDLILSDQGEYVFLEVNPSGQWLWLDDQLDLGISEGVAFWLAGRGEN
- a CDS encoding transposase; translated protein: MPQERPSCSKSFKAQVIAECAEPYISIANVALTHYLNANLIHKWIRVHGQKPDTPNCLYPYQSTAANSGESKYSRNDPDRSALFKRDGRSKWADRKCSRMFCLSARPVAMIRVDTLWLATEPMEMRAGSHGRFRHHRLNWGHITSPSKVSLRRPGAPSMQNLLVYRIREGIMAGDVPAATDAADLGAIQAWDGA
- a CDS encoding three component ABC system middle component, whose translation is MIDEKITLALSPFWLADLIEQFVNGYAKPVPFQLVYLVVPLVLRRESRVPLASCKNTSTIYSAFLETANKRSRVSALQLAVTNYSEHVRLAMLAYSARGHELDIMLVNMPVDRLRNDTTNSTVKEYFRAAYNLGVILSKEELAACFYKLGVFKV
- a CDS encoding DUF3732 domain-containing protein, producing the protein MNCYIQQIIIFGHDGTERRVRLTKGLNIVTGASKRGKSALIEIVDYCLCSSLNTIPKGRIESFANLYCLVLKIKEGHLVIARPAWKLEGSSKVYVKLETNSSVIKGITADYFIDLPLLRIKGAGQDDIERYLGLRVNNPSPLDAERKSGKASIRNMTPFLYQYQNLIASKHALFSKMEDVYKRKDVLDQIPIFLGLVNDEYYSVKRQIDDVTGKIRKLEREGERNADESKRHGSRLRELLENYYALVRITPPPLETVAQIYESCKSLPKLADDYYLKTDATRRYEHVAKRLAETQLQLDSLNKKIKQLRTVREYATKTLRHHQSDIERGVQVGHNPVTCPVCSQDVPEMTKEAEKFVTAMESLNAEIASMANFARYDSEQLESLESTRREVLPVIRRLEEELKTLDVFEKNFQEYKSLSEALGYYKIQIDFAKRVMDDLGAQDTSLLKLLKADLRRLQEELSRFDFAAAKVRAETKLARWMSALCDRLDFEDDFRPPRLSMKLDELSLSHKDTTFGDVLLSDMGSGANWLAFHMAASLGMLRLFCNFPNSSVPSFLFLDQPSQVYFPDASTVNASDADTGKVQELYINILREIHRIKAEAGFYPQVIILDHAQNLNLGQYDFKKFVRADWHTDSALI